A portion of the Bacillus sp. es.034 genome contains these proteins:
- a CDS encoding metal-dependent hydrolase translates to MKISYHGHSVVKIETNGKTILIDPFITGNELTDLKLEDEKPDVIILTHGHNDHVGDTVELAKKNDSLVIANHELATYLSWQLVRTHPMHVGGAYEFDFGKVKLTQAFHGSGLITDGNEIIYMGMPAGVLLMIEGKTIFHAGDTGLFSDMKLIGERHPIDLAFLPIGDNFTMGPEDAATAASFLKAKKVVPIHYDTFPPIKQDPHKFVEMLEDSEGQVMKAGDVIEF, encoded by the coding sequence ATGAAGATTTCATATCACGGACATTCAGTAGTCAAAATCGAAACAAACGGAAAAACGATCCTGATCGATCCATTCATCACCGGAAACGAACTGACAGATCTAAAATTGGAAGATGAAAAGCCAGATGTCATCATCCTTACACACGGTCACAACGATCACGTAGGGGACACGGTAGAACTTGCGAAGAAAAACGATTCATTGGTCATTGCCAATCATGAACTAGCAACCTACCTAAGCTGGCAACTGGTGAGAACTCATCCGATGCATGTTGGGGGAGCATATGAGTTCGACTTTGGTAAAGTGAAACTGACACAGGCATTCCACGGATCAGGTCTCATCACAGATGGAAATGAAATCATCTATATGGGTATGCCAGCAGGCGTTCTTCTAATGATTGAAGGAAAAACCATTTTCCATGCAGGGGATACAGGATTGTTCTCCGACATGAAACTGATTGGGGAGCGCCATCCAATTGATTTGGCATTCCTACCCATCGGAGATAATTTCACAATGGGACCTGAGGATGCGGCAACGGCAGCCAGCTTCTTGAAAGCGAAGAAGGTTGTGCCGATTCATTATGATACATTCCCGCCGATTAAGCAGGATCCGCATAAATTCGTTGAGATGCTTGAGGATTCTGAGGGACAGGTTATGAAGGCTGGAGATGTTATCGAATTTTAA